The genomic interval AACCCGCAGCGCGGGGCCTCGGGCGTGCCCTTCATGAAGATGACGAGTTTGTTCGTCTTCACCATCTCTTCGATTTTCTTTTTCAAATCTTCCATGCGTTCTCCTTTTGTAGGGGCAAGGCGCCGCCTTGCCCTTACGTCGTTATAACATCCCTAATTTGAGTTTCGCGGCCTCCGTCATCATGTCCATCTTCCAGGGAGGCTCCCAGACGACGGCGACCTTGACGTCCTTCACGCCGTCCACCGCCCTCACCTTGTTTTCGACCTCCGGCGGCAGCGAGCCTGCCACGGGGCACGCGGGCGAGGTCAGCGTCATCTTGATCTCGACGTCGCCCTCCTCGCTCACGGCCAGATCGTAGATCAACCCCAGGTCGTAGATGTCGACGGGGATCTCCGGGTCGTAGCAGGACTTGAGAACTTTGATGACCCTGTCCTTCAACGGAGGCTGTTCAGGCGCCTGATCCACTGTCATCCCCTTTCTCGGTCGTAACGGGCTCTCCCCGTCCTTCGAGGGCGGCCTTGAGCGTGTGCCAGGCGAGCGAGGCGCATTTGACCCGGGCCGGAAACTCCGAAACCCCCGAAAAGACTTGGAGCTTACCCAACCCGTCCGCCTCTCCGGGTTTCAGCTTTCCGGTGACCATCAAATGAAACCGGTCGAACAGCCCGTCAATTTCGGCTTCCGTCTTCCCCTTCACCGCCGTCGTCATGATCGAACTCGACGCCTTCGATATGGCGCATCCGGAGCCCACGAAACTCACGTCGGCGATCTTGCCGCCGTCCATCTTGAGATAGACGGTGCAGCGGTCGCCGCAGAGGGGGTTGAAGCCCTCCGCGTGATGATCGGCGTCCTGGAGAACGTGGAAATTCCTCGGCTGCTTGTTGTGATCGAGGATGACGTCCTGGTAAAGCTGGCTCAATTCCGAATTCATTTGAAGATCGCCCTCACCTTTTCCAATCCCGAGACCAAGGCGTCGATGTCTTCCTTCGTATTGTAGAAAGCCAAGGACGCCCGAGCCGTGGCGGAGATGCCCAGCCTCTCCATCACCGGCATCGCACAGTGATGCCCCGTGCGGATGGCGATCCCCTCCTGGTCCAAG from bacterium carries:
- a CDS encoding SUF system Fe-S cluster assembly protein, whose amino-acid sequence is MDQAPEQPPLKDRVIKVLKSCYDPEIPVDIYDLGLIYDLAVSEEGDVEIKMTLTSPACPVAGSLPPEVENKVRAVDGVKDVKVAVVWEPPWKMDMMTEAAKLKLGML
- a CDS encoding SUF system NifU family Fe-S cluster assembly protein — encoded protein: MNSELSQLYQDVILDHNKQPRNFHVLQDADHHAEGFNPLCGDRCTVYLKMDGGKIADVSFVGSGCAISKASSSIMTTAVKGKTEAEIDGLFDRFHLMVTGKLKPGEADGLGKLQVFSGVSEFPARVKCASLAWHTLKAALEGRGEPVTTEKGDDSGSGA